From the Manihot esculenta cultivar AM560-2 chromosome 3, M.esculenta_v8, whole genome shotgun sequence genome, one window contains:
- the LOC110610461 gene encoding hydroxyethylthiazole kinase: MEPNSQPNSTQDWPTRAWNLLCKLRDQSPLVQCITNFVSMDLMANTLLSAGASPAMIHSIEEIPDFTPHARSLCINVGTFSLNRLPAMKAAAELATKFGKPWVLDPVAAGASGFRLNACLELVGMKPTVIRGNGSEIIALSKASLGASKGVDSSHESIDAIEAAKSLAQASGAIVAVSGAVDIITDGNRVVGAHNGVPMMQKITATGCAVTALIAAFVAVDPLHALEATASALSIFGIAGELGMKMAKGPASLRMHLIDSLYGLDQSALLSHTKITSL, translated from the exons ATGGAACCGAATTCTCAACCCAATTCTACACAAGACTGGCCTACAAGAGCATGGAACCTACTCTGTAAACTGCGGGACCAATCACCGCTTGTTCAGTGCATCACCAACTTCGTTTCCATGGATTTGATGGCCAACACTCTCCTATCTGCCGGTGCATCTCCGGCTATGATCCACTCTATTGAAGAAATTCCCGACTTCACTCCTCATGCTCGTTCCCTCTGTATCAACGTTGGCACTTTTTCCCTTAACCGGCTACCAGCCATGAAAGCTGCTGCGGAGTTGGCAACTAAATTCGGGAAGCCTTGGGTTCTTGACCCCGTTGCTGCTGGAGCTTCCGGTTTCCGGCTGAACGCTTGCCTGGAGCTTGTGGGAATGAAGCCCACTGTTATTAGGGGAAATGGGTCGGAGATCATCGCTCTATCTAAGGCTTCTCTGGGCGCCTCCAAG GGTGTAGACAGCTCCCATGAGTCGATTGATGCAATAGAAGCAGCAAAGTCTTTGGCTCAAGCAAGTGGTGCCATAGTTGCGGTTTCAGGTGCTGTTGATATCATCACAGATGGAAACCGAGTGGTTGGTGCTCACAATGGGGTACCCATGATGCAGAAAATTACAGCAACAGGATGTGCAGTCACAGCCCTCATTGCGGCTTTTGTTGCTGTTGATCCATTACATGCTCTGGAAGCAACAGCTTCAGCATTGTCCATATTTGGGATTGCTGGTGAACTGGGAATGAAAATGGCCAAAGGACCAGCTTCATTGCGGATGCACTTGATTGATTCCCTTTATGGGCTTGATCAATCTGCTCTGCTTTCACATACAAAGATCACCAGCCTGTAA
- the LOC110611478 gene encoding GATA transcription factor 1 has product MESLDPAACFIMDDLLDFASDIGERDDDEHSNKPTKAFPPLNPSPNGLAVAPLPFDVFDHPDPSPEFAEEELEWLSNKDAFPAVETFVDIISENPGGLPKQRSPVSVLENSTTSSTSNSGNSGTNGSITMDYCWSLQVPVKARSKHHRSRRRDLQGQQCWWSLENLRKVKPAVTSSTMGRKCQHCGAEKTPQWRAGPLGPKTLCNACGVRYKSGRLVPEYRPASSPTFRSELHSNSHRKVMEMRKQKLIMGSMVVKAMEKG; this is encoded by the exons ATGGAGTCTCTTGACCCAGCAGCCTGCTTCATCATGGACGACCTACTGGACTTTGCCTCCGACATAGGAGAGAGAGACGATGATGAACACAGCAACAAACCCACAAAGGCCTTTCCTCCCCTTAACCCTTCACCTAATGGACTTGCCGTTGCCCCGCTTCCTTTTGATGTTTTCGACCACCCAGATCCTTCACCT GAATTTGCGGAGGAAGAGCTCGAATGGTTATCAAACAAAGACGCCTTTCCGGCTGTGGAAACATTCGTCGACATTATATCGGAGAACCCAGGTGGTCTCCCGAAGCAGCGGAGCCCAGTATCGGTGCTGGAGAACAGCACCACAAGCAGCACCAGCAACAGCGGGAATAGTGGCACAAATGGTAGTATTACCATGGATTACTGCTGGAGTCTCCAGGTACCAGTCAAGGCCAGGAGCAAGCATCATCGAAGCCGCCGCCGCGACCTCCAAGGCCAGCAGTGTTGGTGGAGCTTGGAGAATTTGAGGAAAGTGAAACCAGCCGTAACATCGTCGACAATGGGAAGAAAGTGTCAGCACTGCGGTGCTGAAAAGACCCCTCAATGGCGGGCGGGGCCCCTAGGGCCTAAAACCTTGTGCAATGCGTGTGGAGTGAGGTATAAATCAGGGCGACTGGTGCCCGAGTACCGGCCCGCTAGTAGCCCGACATTCCGCAGTGAATTGCATTCAAATTCGCATAGGAAAGTCATGGAGATGAGGAAGCAGAAGCTGATTATGGGATCGATGGTTGTGAAAGCTATGGAGAAAGG ATGA
- the LOC110610462 gene encoding dirigent protein 16 codes for MFNQPSLSIFIAVLIATVNMATYLAAINPTLVGEEPVLELYMHDILGGSNPTARPITGLLGNIYSGQVPFAKPVGFIPPDGAVAIPNANGAIPTVNGINGIPLGTGLAGTAFAGNPNGQNPNGQVQTQLGPDGLGLGFGTITVIDDILTTSPELGSQQLGKAQGVYIASSADGSTQMMAFTAIFEGGEFGDSLNFYGIYKIGSAMSHLSVTGGTGKYKNAVGIAELRGLIPPGQHAIDGAETLLRIIVHLKH; via the coding sequence ATGTTCAACCAACCATCACTTTCTATTTTCATTGCAGTGCTGATTGCTACTGTAAACATGGCAACATATTTGGCTGCAATTAACCCTACTCTGGTCGGCGAAGAGCCTGTTCTTGAGTTGTACATGCATGACATTCTTGGGGGGAGTAACCCCACTGCTAGGCCAATCACCGGCTTGCTGGGAAACATTTATAGTGgccaagtaccctttgccaagccAGTAGGATTTATTCCCCCAGACGGTGCAGTAGCAATCCCTAACGCCAATGGCGCTATTCCAACTGTTAATGGTATCAATGGCATTCCACTGGGAACTGGCTTGGCTGGTACAGCTTTTgcaggaaatcccaatggtcaGAACCCAAATGGTCAAGTTCAAACCCAGCTGGGACCGGACGGGTTGGGACTAGGCTTTGGAACCATCACTGTCATTGACGACATCTTGACCACCAGCCCTGAACTTGGTTCACAGCAACTGGGAAAAGCTCAAGGAGTTTACATTGCAAGTTCTGCAGATGGGAGCACACAGATGATGGCATTTACAGCGATCTTTGAAGGAGGAGAATTTGGGGACAGCCTCAACTTCTATGGCATATACAAGATTGGAAGTGCAATGTCACATTTGTCAGTGACTGGTGGAACAGGTAAGTATAAAAATGCTGTTGGAATTGCAGAGTTGCGAGGACTCATTCCACCTGGTCAGCATGCCATAGACGGTGCAGAAACATTACTGAGGATAATTGTCCATCTAAAACACTAA
- the LOC110611475 gene encoding protein PAM71-homolog, chloroplastic: MQGPSLQRTPFISRGKPPLLALMDSLPCLASISRKPISSSLRYRGISRLNSAFGTIRAQASNVSIGSGGYEDGEKQDNQKSFVNGPSNDNSSEIVKPPRKIPYPLSIAVVLFGCALLFSLAAFVKGGPSSILAAIAKSGLTAAFTLIFVSEIGDKTFFIAALLAMQYQKGLVLLGSMGALSLMTILSVVIGRIFHSVPAQFQTTLPIGEYAAVTLLMFFGLKSIKDAWDLPSSEVKSGEKSGPELDEYAEAEELVKEKVSKRLTNPFEIVWKSFSLVFFAEWGDRSMLATIALGAAQSPWGVATGAIAGHLVATSIAILGGAFLANYISEKLVGYLGGVLFLIFAVATFFGFF, translated from the exons ATGCAGGGGCCGAGTCTTCAGAGGACACCATTCATCTCGAGGGGAAAGCCTCCCTTATTGGCTCTGATGGATTCATTGCCATGTCTCGCTAGCATTTCCAGAAAACCCATTTCATCTTCTT TAAGATACAGAGGGATCTCGAGGTTGAATTCTGCTTTTGGTACAATTAGAGCACAAGCATCTAATGTTAGTATTGGATCTGGGGGCTATGAAGATGGGGAGAAGCAAGACAACCAGAAAAGCTTTGTTAATGGTCCATCAAATGACAACTCATCGGAAAT tGTGAAACCTCCTCGCAAAATCCCTTATCCTCTATCCATAGCTGTTGTTCTATTTGGATGTGCTTTGCTCTTTTCATTGGCTGCCTTTGTGAAAGGTGGTCCTTCATCAATTTTAGCAGCAATTGCAAAGTCAGGATTAACAGCTGCATTCACATTAATATTTGTTTCTGAAATTGGGGACAAG ACATTTTTTATTGCTGCACTGTTGGCCATGCAATACCAGAAAGGATTG GTTCTTCTGGGATCAATGGGTGCTCTTTCACTTATGACAATCTTGTCAGTTGTAATTGGACGGATATTTCACTCAGTGCCTGCTCAGTTCCAAACAA CCCTTCCAATTGGAGAATATGCGGCTGTAACTCTTCTAATGTTCTTTGGGCTCAAATCAATAAAAGATGCATGGGATCTTCCTTCAAGTGAAGTTAAAAGTGGTGAGAAGAGCGGTCCTGAACTTGATGAATATGCTGAAGCTGAGGAACTTGTGAAAGAAAAG GTCTCAAAGAGGCTTACAAATCCATTCGAGATTGTCTGGAAGTCATTCAGCCTTGTATTCTTTGCT GAATGGGGAGATCGCTCAATGCTTGCAACAATTGCTCTTGGTGCTGCTCAG TCTCCATGGGGTGTGGCAACTGGAGCCATTGCTGGACATCTGGTTGCGACATCAATTGCAATTCTAGGAGGAGCTTTTCTTGCCAACTACATTTCAGAAAAACTG GTTGGCTACTTGGGTGGAGTGCTTTTCCTTATTTTTGCCGTTGCCACATTTTTTGGATTTTTCTAA